A single region of the Variovorax paradoxus genome encodes:
- a CDS encoding ABC transporter ATP-binding protein, protein MSTHETLLKANALCAWYGAAQILYDVDLEVRRGEVVALMGRNGAGKSTTLKTLIGMLSKRKGSVSFLGHDISKSEPHHAAKLGLGFVPEDRRVFTDLTVMENLEVGKQAPRRWADGSEAPLWTPERLFKLFPNLGEMPNRPGGRMSGGEQQMLTVARTLMGNPYLVLLDEPSEGVAPVIVEQMANMILELKAQGVSILLSEQNMHFAELVSDRAYVLEKGQIRYHATMAELAANEEVRRAYLSV, encoded by the coding sequence ATGAGCACGCACGAAACACTGTTGAAGGCCAACGCGCTGTGCGCCTGGTACGGCGCCGCACAAATCCTGTACGACGTCGATCTCGAAGTGCGCCGGGGCGAAGTCGTCGCGCTCATGGGGCGCAACGGCGCCGGCAAGTCGACCACGCTGAAGACGCTGATCGGCATGCTCTCCAAGCGCAAGGGCAGCGTGAGTTTTCTGGGGCACGACATCTCGAAGAGCGAGCCGCATCACGCGGCAAAGCTCGGCCTCGGCTTTGTGCCCGAAGACCGCCGCGTGTTCACCGACCTCACGGTGATGGAAAACCTCGAGGTCGGCAAGCAGGCGCCGCGCCGCTGGGCCGATGGCAGCGAGGCCCCGCTGTGGACGCCCGAGCGGCTGTTCAAGCTCTTTCCCAATCTGGGTGAAATGCCCAACCGCCCCGGCGGCCGCATGAGCGGCGGCGAACAGCAGATGCTGACCGTGGCGCGCACGCTCATGGGCAACCCCTACCTGGTGCTGCTCGATGAACCCTCGGAGGGCGTGGCGCCGGTCATCGTCGAGCAGATGGCCAACATGATCCTGGAGCTCAAGGCGCAGGGCGTGAGCATCCTGCTGTCGGAGCAGAACATGCATTTTGCCGAGCTGGTGTCCGACCGCGCCTATGTGCTCGAGAAGGGCCAGATCCGCTACCACGCCACCATGGCGGAGCTTGCGGCCAACGAGGAAGTGCGCCGCGCCTACCTGAGCGTCTAG
- the pncA gene encoding bifunctional nicotinamidase/pyrazinamidase, producing the protein MHDAQRRYLLKSTAALSMLGAAGALFAAPKIKPNDKSALIVIDVQNCFVDGGTLPVKGGAEVVPVINKLAESFENIVVTQDWHTQGHASFASAHAGQKPFSSIKLSYGTQVLWPDHCVQGTDDAALHKDLKLPTAQVIIRKGFHKGVDSYSAFEEADRKTATGLGGYLKQRGIKTVYVAGLATDFCVAWTALDARKAGFEVYVIEDATRAIDLNGSLAAAWKQMTAKGVKRIQSADIQTA; encoded by the coding sequence ATGCACGACGCGCAGCGAAGATACCTTCTCAAGTCCACGGCTGCATTGAGCATGCTGGGTGCGGCCGGGGCGCTGTTCGCGGCGCCGAAGATCAAGCCGAACGACAAGTCCGCGCTGATCGTCATCGACGTGCAGAACTGCTTTGTCGACGGCGGCACGCTGCCCGTGAAGGGCGGCGCCGAGGTGGTGCCGGTCATCAACAAGCTGGCCGAATCGTTCGAGAACATCGTCGTCACGCAAGACTGGCACACGCAAGGCCATGCGTCCTTCGCGAGCGCGCATGCGGGCCAGAAGCCGTTCAGCAGCATCAAGCTGTCGTACGGCACGCAAGTACTGTGGCCCGACCACTGCGTGCAGGGCACCGACGACGCGGCGTTGCACAAGGACCTGAAGCTTCCGACTGCGCAGGTCATCATCCGCAAGGGCTTCCACAAGGGCGTGGACAGTTATTCGGCCTTCGAAGAGGCCGACCGCAAGACCGCCACCGGACTGGGCGGCTATCTCAAGCAGCGTGGCATCAAGACGGTCTACGTGGCCGGCCTGGCCACCGACTTCTGCGTGGCCTGGACCGCGCTCGATGCGCGCAAGGCCGGCTTCGAGGTGTATGTGATCGAAGACGCCACGCGCGCCATCGACCTCAACGGCTCGCTCGCAGCGGCATGGAAGCAGATGACCGCCAAGGGCGTCAAGCGCATCCAGTCCGCCGACATCCAGACCGCCTGA
- a CDS encoding ABC transporter substrate-binding protein encodes MKTSISRRSLVAGGAALAIGPGLLRPARAENGVTDSIIRIGQSAVFSGPAKDFGIDYRAGIKLYFDRVNKSGGINGRKLELVTYDDAYDPAKTAINTAKLIDEDKVFALAGYVATGNLVAAMPLAEKAGVPMFAPLVGTSSFRAKVNRLLFHVRAGYDLELRKIISHLSTISLSSIAVVYQDSAFGKSNLATCEQLAADYKVQVVKTLPLAITAEDAKQVVAGLAEAKPGAVLMIMAGRMVEVFMRDYRASGGAAPLYTLSVGITDAAGSAKRLEGKLAGLVTASIVPPPEAVRVPIVADYQRDRAEFGEKIDSYTTLEGYIASRVMVEGLRRGGKTLTRDSFIAGLESIGSTRFGDFPVEYSARNHNGSTFVDLEMYTRDGHLRR; translated from the coding sequence ATGAAGACTTCCATTTCGAGGCGCTCCCTCGTGGCGGGCGGCGCAGCCCTGGCAATCGGACCCGGACTCCTGCGCCCGGCACGCGCGGAGAACGGCGTAACCGACAGCATCATCCGCATCGGCCAGTCGGCGGTCTTCAGCGGCCCGGCCAAGGACTTCGGCATCGACTATCGCGCCGGCATCAAGCTCTACTTCGATCGCGTCAACAAGTCGGGCGGCATCAACGGGCGCAAGCTCGAGCTGGTGACGTACGACGATGCGTACGACCCCGCAAAGACGGCCATCAACACGGCCAAGCTGATCGATGAGGACAAGGTCTTCGCGCTCGCGGGCTATGTGGCCACCGGCAACCTCGTGGCCGCGATGCCGCTGGCCGAGAAGGCGGGCGTTCCCATGTTCGCGCCGCTGGTGGGCACCAGCTCGTTCCGCGCCAAGGTCAACCGCCTGCTGTTTCATGTGCGCGCCGGCTACGACCTGGAGCTGCGCAAGATCATCAGCCATCTCTCGACCATCAGCCTTTCGTCGATTGCGGTGGTCTACCAGGACAGCGCCTTCGGCAAGTCGAACCTTGCCACCTGCGAGCAGCTTGCGGCCGACTACAAGGTGCAGGTCGTGAAGACGCTGCCGCTTGCCATCACCGCCGAAGACGCCAAGCAGGTGGTCGCCGGCCTGGCGGAGGCGAAGCCCGGTGCGGTGCTGATGATCATGGCGGGGCGCATGGTCGAAGTCTTCATGCGCGACTACCGCGCGAGCGGCGGGGCTGCGCCGCTCTACACGCTGTCGGTCGGCATTACCGATGCGGCAGGTTCCGCCAAGCGGCTCGAGGGCAAGCTGGCCGGGCTGGTCACGGCCAGCATCGTGCCGCCGCCGGAAGCCGTGCGCGTGCCCATCGTGGCCGACTACCAGCGCGACCGCGCCGAGTTCGGCGAGAAGATCGACAGCTACACCACGCTCGAGGGCTACATTGCATCGCGTGTGATGGTCGAGGGCCTGCGCCGCGGCGGCAAGACGCTCACGCGCGACAGCTTCATCGCCGGGCTGGAGAGCATCGGCAGCACGCGCTTCGGCGATTTCCCGGTCGAATACAGCGCGAGGAACCACAACGGCTCGACGTTCGTCGACCTGGAGATGTACACCCGTGACGGCCACTTGCGGCGCTGA
- a CDS encoding (2Fe-2S)-binding protein, producing MTATCGAEPLQLQVNGQACSLATVPREATLLHLLRNDLGLNGPKYGCGLGQCGACTVHIDGVAARACVIPAHGVAGRAVTTLEGLGTRGHWHPVQAAFEDAQAAQCGYCLNGMVMQAAALLARDPQASEARIRSELSGNLCRCGTHIEILDAVQRAALRMRAETNR from the coding sequence GTGACGGCCACTTGCGGCGCTGAGCCGCTGCAGCTGCAGGTCAACGGACAGGCCTGTTCGCTTGCGACCGTGCCGCGCGAGGCCACGCTGCTGCACCTGCTGCGCAACGACCTGGGCCTGAACGGGCCCAAGTACGGCTGCGGCCTGGGGCAGTGCGGTGCCTGTACGGTGCATATCGATGGCGTGGCGGCCCGCGCCTGCGTGATTCCCGCGCATGGCGTGGCGGGCCGCGCAGTCACCACGCTCGAGGGGCTAGGCACGCGTGGCCATTGGCACCCCGTGCAGGCCGCATTCGAAGACGCACAGGCCGCGCAGTGCGGCTATTGCCTCAACGGCATGGTGATGCAGGCGGCGGCGCTGCTTGCGCGCGATCCGCAGGCGAGCGAGGCGCGGATTCGCAGCGAACTGTCGGGCAACCTGTGCCGCTGCGGAACGCATATCGAAATTCTGGATGCGGTGCAGCGGGCTGCGCTGCGCATGCGCGCGGAGACAAACCGGTGA
- a CDS encoding molybdopterin cofactor-binding domain-containing protein: protein MTRRADLPRTRAEFLAADGVLLVVRETPPAPPLAKGQPTAVAGNPIEGDEILLAVWDDGSASALNGHVDLGTGIQTALAQIVAEELDLGMPCVRMMLGDTARAPNQGATIASASIQIHSQPLRLAAAQARAWLLARAAERLGVAADALQIRNGVVRVIEEPDRRVTYADLLAGQRTVLRLDPGAQPKNPADYRIVGTSQPRVDIPAKLAGESVFVHDMRLPGMLHGRVVRPPYAGADHGDFIGNTLESVDESSIAHIPGIRAVVVIRDFVGIVAEREEHAEQALRELRVAWKPWPGMPDLSNLAQALRDNPSTQRLLVDEGDVDAALAAAAQPMHRTYVWPYQMHASIGPSCALADWQPQDGSGTQLRVWAGSQNPHVLRADLARLTGVDDVQVDVVRMEAAGCYGRNGADDVAADAALLARAVGAPVRVQLTREQEHAWEPKGAAQLMEVDGGLMADGRIAAYDFETSYPSNGAPTLALLLTRTMEPVAQAYEMGDRTARPPYGYDNLRVKVNDMAPIVRASWLRGVSALPSSFAHESYIDELATAAGVDPVQFRLRHLNDPRAVELVQATAQKAGWRMRTGPQENADGGLGAGGDILFGQGFAYARYIHSKWPGFGAAWAAWVADVEVNRKTGEVHVRRVVVGHDAGLMINPAGVEHQVHGNVIQTTSRALKEEVQFAPRQKQGAGSNNGPQLPGVLPAGVVASREWGAYPIINFREVPVIEVMHVPRPGEPSLGAGESSSVPGTAAIANAIFDATGVRFREPPFTPEKVLAALNREFLPPPLGEGGGGGERRSSGDAAVPPSQPSPGRRRSNTAWPRRKGLFATGAALFIGGIGLIAGLLGWRSAIAPVSLSAPVYSEATIERGRVLASLGDCAVCHTAPGGAPNAGGRAMETPFGTLYTTNLTPDADTGLGRWSFSAFQRAMREGISRDGHHLYPAFPYTAFAKTSDDDLQALYAYFMSMPALRAETPKAELKFPFSMRPLMAGWNALFHDPVPLQPVATQSAEWNRGAYLVNGLGHCGACHTPRNALGAEQGGSAFLSGAMIEGWEAPALTSLSKSAVPWDADELYRYLRQGHTQRHGIAGGPMAEVVRELAQVPDADVRAMATYLASFNPAPVAQPQALAQQVVDTAARTQGQLLGPAQRMFDSACASCHHDGDGPTLLGVNTPLALNSNLTSTRPDNLLRTILDGVREPASRDIGFMPAFRDALDDRQIAELAGYMRARFAPQEPAWTDLQAQVARVRAASAR from the coding sequence ATGACGCGCCGCGCCGACCTGCCCCGGACACGCGCGGAGTTTCTCGCCGCCGACGGCGTGCTGCTCGTCGTGCGCGAAACACCACCCGCGCCCCCACTCGCCAAGGGCCAACCCACAGCCGTGGCAGGCAACCCCATCGAAGGCGACGAGATCCTGCTCGCGGTATGGGACGACGGCAGCGCCTCGGCGCTCAACGGTCACGTCGATCTCGGCACCGGCATACAGACAGCGCTCGCGCAGATCGTGGCGGAAGAACTCGACCTGGGCATGCCCTGCGTGCGCATGATGCTCGGCGACACTGCGCGCGCGCCCAACCAGGGCGCGACCATTGCAAGCGCCTCGATCCAGATCCATTCGCAGCCGTTGCGCCTGGCCGCTGCGCAAGCGCGTGCATGGCTGCTGGCGCGCGCAGCGGAACGCCTTGGCGTGGCCGCCGACGCGCTGCAGATTCGCAATGGCGTGGTGCGCGTGATCGAAGAGCCGGATCGTCGCGTGACCTACGCCGACCTGTTGGCAGGGCAGCGGACCGTGCTGCGGCTCGACCCCGGCGCGCAGCCCAAGAACCCGGCCGACTACCGCATCGTCGGCACAAGCCAGCCGCGCGTGGACATCCCGGCCAAGCTCGCTGGCGAGAGCGTCTTCGTGCACGACATGCGCTTGCCGGGCATGCTGCACGGCCGCGTGGTGCGCCCGCCGTACGCCGGCGCGGACCACGGCGACTTCATCGGGAACACGCTCGAGTCGGTGGACGAGTCGTCCATTGCGCACATACCGGGCATTCGCGCGGTGGTCGTGATCCGCGACTTCGTCGGCATCGTGGCCGAGCGCGAAGAGCACGCGGAGCAGGCCCTGCGTGAGCTGCGCGTGGCTTGGAAGCCCTGGCCTGGCATGCCGGACCTCTCCAACCTGGCGCAGGCCCTGCGCGACAACCCGTCGACGCAGCGCCTGCTGGTGGACGAAGGCGACGTCGACGCCGCGCTTGCCGCCGCCGCGCAGCCGATGCACCGCACCTATGTGTGGCCCTACCAGATGCATGCGTCCATAGGCCCTTCGTGCGCGCTGGCCGACTGGCAGCCGCAGGACGGCAGCGGCACACAGCTTCGCGTGTGGGCCGGTTCGCAAAACCCGCATGTGCTGCGCGCCGACCTCGCCAGGCTCACGGGCGTGGACGATGTGCAAGTCGACGTGGTTCGCATGGAAGCCGCGGGCTGTTATGGCCGCAACGGCGCCGACGACGTGGCCGCCGATGCAGCGCTGCTCGCACGTGCAGTGGGCGCGCCGGTGCGCGTGCAGCTCACGCGCGAACAGGAGCATGCCTGGGAGCCCAAGGGCGCCGCGCAGCTCATGGAGGTGGACGGCGGCTTGATGGCCGACGGCCGCATCGCCGCCTACGACTTCGAGACCTCGTATCCATCGAACGGCGCGCCGACGCTCGCGCTGCTGCTCACGCGCACCATGGAGCCAGTGGCGCAGGCCTACGAGATGGGCGACCGCACGGCACGCCCGCCCTACGGCTACGACAACCTGCGCGTGAAGGTCAACGACATGGCGCCGATCGTGCGGGCCTCGTGGCTGCGCGGGGTGTCGGCGTTGCCGAGTTCGTTCGCGCACGAGTCGTACATCGACGAGCTCGCCACCGCGGCGGGCGTCGACCCCGTGCAGTTCCGCTTGCGCCACCTGAACGATCCGCGTGCCGTAGAGCTGGTGCAGGCCACCGCGCAGAAGGCCGGCTGGCGCATGCGCACCGGTCCGCAGGAAAACGCCGACGGCGGGCTTGGCGCGGGCGGCGACATTCTCTTTGGCCAGGGCTTTGCGTACGCACGCTACATCCACAGCAAGTGGCCCGGCTTCGGCGCCGCGTGGGCCGCGTGGGTGGCCGACGTCGAGGTCAACCGCAAGACCGGCGAAGTGCATGTGCGCCGCGTGGTGGTGGGACACGACGCGGGGCTGATGATCAACCCCGCGGGCGTCGAGCACCAGGTGCATGGCAACGTGATCCAGACCACGAGCCGCGCGTTGAAGGAAGAGGTGCAGTTCGCGCCTCGGCAAAAGCAGGGCGCGGGCTCGAACAATGGCCCGCAGCTGCCGGGCGTCTTGCCGGCCGGCGTGGTCGCAAGCCGCGAATGGGGAGCCTACCCGATCATCAACTTCCGCGAAGTGCCGGTGATCGAGGTCATGCACGTGCCACGCCCCGGCGAGCCTTCGCTGGGTGCGGGCGAATCGTCTTCGGTGCCGGGGACCGCGGCCATTGCGAATGCGATTTTCGACGCGACGGGCGTGCGCTTCCGCGAGCCGCCGTTCACGCCGGAGAAGGTGCTGGCTGCGTTGAATCGGGAGTTTCTCCCTCCCCCTTTGGGGGAGGGCGGGGGTGGGGGCGAGCGGCGTTCGAGTGGTGACGCTGCCGTGCCCCCATCCCAACCTTCCCCCGGAAGGAGAAGGAGCAATACCGCCTGGCCTCGCCGCAAGGGCCTTTTCGCCACCGGCGCGGCCCTCTTCATCGGCGGCATTGGCCTCATCGCAGGCCTGCTCGGATGGCGCTCCGCCATCGCCCCCGTTTCGCTCAGCGCCCCGGTCTACAGCGAAGCCACCATCGAACGCGGCCGCGTGCTCGCCTCGCTCGGCGACTGCGCCGTGTGCCACACCGCGCCGGGCGGAGCGCCCAACGCAGGCGGCCGTGCCATGGAAACGCCGTTCGGCACGCTCTACACCACCAATCTCACGCCCGATGCCGACACGGGCCTGGGCCGTTGGTCGTTCAGCGCTTTCCAGCGCGCGATGCGCGAAGGCATCTCGCGCGACGGCCACCACCTGTACCCGGCCTTTCCATACACGGCGTTCGCAAAGACCAGCGACGACGACCTGCAGGCGCTCTACGCGTACTTCATGTCCATGCCGGCCCTGCGCGCCGAAACGCCGAAGGCCGAGTTGAAGTTCCCGTTCAGCATGCGGCCGTTGATGGCGGGCTGGAACGCGCTCTTTCATGACCCGGTGCCGCTGCAGCCGGTGGCCACGCAAAGCGCGGAGTGGAACCGCGGTGCCTACCTGGTGAACGGCCTGGGCCACTGCGGCGCCTGCCACACGCCGCGCAACGCGCTTGGCGCGGAGCAGGGCGGCAGCGCATTCCTTTCGGGCGCGATGATCGAGGGCTGGGAAGCGCCCGCGCTTACAAGCCTTTCGAAATCGGCGGTGCCGTGGGACGCCGACGAGCTCTACCGCTATCTGCGCCAGGGCCACACGCAGCGCCATGGCATTGCAGGCGGCCCCATGGCGGAAGTGGTGCGCGAGCTGGCACAGGTGCCCGATGCCGACGTACGCGCCATGGCCACCTACCTTGCTTCGTTCAACCCGGCGCCCGTGGCGCAGCCACAAGCCCTGGCGCAACAAGTCGTCGACACCGCCGCGCGCACGCAGGGTCAGTTGCTCGGCCCCGCGCAACGCATGTTCGACAGCGCCTGTGCGTCATGCCACCACGATGGCGACGGCCCCACGCTGCTGGGCGTGAACACGCCGCTTGCGCTGAACAGCAATCTCACGAGCACGCGGCCCGACAACCTGCTGCGCACCATTCTCGATGGCGTGCGCGAGCCCGCGAGCCGCGACATCGGCTTCATGCCGGCGTTTCGCGACGCGCTCGACGACCGGCAGATTGCCGAACTCGCCGGCTACATGCGTGCGCGGTTCGCACCGCAGGAGCCCGCGTGGACCGACCTGCAGGCGCAGGTGGCACGCGTGCGGGCGGCTTCGGCGCGGTAA
- a CDS encoding alpha/beta fold hydrolase, protein MIASSQLPRRSFLAKAVFGVAAVQLTSTVPAFAQSARAGSARRLEPLKSIEAGSLDIGYYEAGPANGAPVILLHGWPYDIHMFVDVAPQLAAAGFRVIVPYLRGYGTTRFLSADTPRNGQQSAVAVDIISLMDALKIKTATVAGCDWGARTACIMAALWPERVKALVSVSGYLIGSQAAGKNPLPPEAELQWWYQYYFATERGRAGYEKNRHDFAKLIWQLASPKWDFDAATFERSAVAFENPDHVAITVHNYRWRLGLAEGEARYQALEDRLAKAPVIGVPTITLEGDANGAPHPQPSAYAGKFSGRYEHRLVSGGIGHNLPQEAPEAFAKAVIDVTRG, encoded by the coding sequence ATGATCGCTTCTTCCCAATTGCCCCGCCGCTCCTTCCTTGCCAAGGCTGTATTCGGCGTGGCTGCCGTGCAGCTGACTTCGACGGTGCCCGCTTTCGCGCAATCCGCGAGGGCAGGCAGCGCCAGGCGGCTCGAGCCGCTCAAGAGCATCGAAGCCGGCAGCCTCGACATCGGCTACTACGAAGCCGGCCCGGCCAACGGAGCGCCGGTGATCCTGCTGCACGGCTGGCCGTACGACATCCACATGTTCGTGGACGTCGCACCGCAGCTTGCCGCCGCGGGCTTCCGCGTGATCGTGCCGTATCTGCGCGGCTACGGCACTACGCGATTCCTGTCGGCGGACACACCGCGCAACGGGCAGCAGTCGGCCGTCGCCGTCGACATCATTTCGCTGATGGACGCCTTGAAGATCAAGACGGCCACCGTGGCCGGCTGTGACTGGGGCGCACGCACGGCGTGCATCATGGCCGCGCTGTGGCCCGAACGCGTGAAGGCGCTCGTGTCGGTGAGCGGTTATCTCATCGGCAGCCAGGCGGCCGGCAAGAACCCGCTGCCGCCCGAGGCCGAGCTGCAGTGGTGGTACCAGTACTACTTTGCAACCGAGCGCGGCCGCGCGGGCTACGAGAAGAACCGGCACGATTTCGCCAAGCTCATCTGGCAGCTCGCATCGCCCAAGTGGGACTTCGATGCGGCCACGTTCGAGCGCAGTGCCGTGGCTTTCGAGAACCCCGACCACGTGGCCATTACCGTCCACAACTACCGCTGGCGCCTTGGCCTGGCCGAGGGCGAGGCCAGGTACCAAGCGCTCGAGGACCGGCTGGCCAAGGCACCGGTGATCGGCGTGCCGACCATCACGCTGGAAGGCGACGCCAACGGCGCGCCGCACCCGCAACCGAGCGCCTACGCGGGCAAGTTCTCAGGGCGCTACGAGCATCGGCTGGTCAGCGGCGGCATCGGCCACAACCTGCCGCAGGAAGCGCCCGAGGCCTTTGCCAAGGCCGTGATCGACGTAACGCGTGGGTAA
- a CDS encoding quinone oxidoreductase family protein, with amino-acid sequence MNQIGDASVLAYVTRPDPVPGRGMVLVEIAVAGVNFMDIGVRQGIAWNEMPNPKILGVEGAGRVLAVGEGVSGFEIGQRVAWVYAPGSYAQKVVIPASSLVAVPHGIDDTTAASVMMQGLTASHFATDFHPVQPGDIAFVHAAAGGLGLLLTQIIKLRGGQVIGRVSSADKVAVAKAAGADHVIVDTEGKFVEQARQLSGGEGVHVVFDGSGPSTFQGSLDVLRRSGTFCWYGPVLGGPGAIEIMSLPKSIKLGYAVFFDHIRTPELLRARSARLFDWVAEGKLKVHIGGVYPLADAARAHADMASRVTMGKLLLMP; translated from the coding sequence ATGAACCAGATTGGTGACGCCAGCGTGCTGGCGTATGTGACGCGGCCAGACCCCGTGCCCGGCCGTGGAATGGTGTTGGTGGAGATTGCGGTTGCTGGCGTCAATTTCATGGACATTGGCGTACGCCAGGGCATCGCGTGGAACGAGATGCCCAACCCGAAGATCCTGGGCGTTGAAGGCGCGGGCCGCGTGCTGGCCGTGGGCGAAGGCGTGAGCGGATTCGAGATCGGCCAACGTGTGGCCTGGGTCTACGCGCCCGGCAGCTATGCGCAGAAGGTCGTCATCCCGGCTTCATCGCTCGTGGCTGTGCCCCATGGCATCGACGACACGACCGCCGCCTCGGTGATGATGCAAGGCCTGACGGCCAGCCACTTCGCTACCGATTTCCATCCTGTACAACCGGGCGACATCGCCTTCGTTCACGCAGCCGCCGGCGGCCTCGGGCTGCTGCTGACCCAGATCATCAAGCTGCGCGGCGGGCAGGTCATCGGCCGCGTATCGTCGGCAGACAAGGTGGCGGTAGCCAAGGCGGCAGGCGCGGATCACGTGATCGTCGATACCGAAGGAAAGTTTGTCGAGCAAGCGCGGCAATTGTCTGGCGGCGAAGGCGTGCACGTGGTGTTCGACGGCTCTGGCCCGAGCACTTTTCAAGGGTCGCTCGACGTGCTGCGGCGCTCGGGGACCTTCTGCTGGTACGGCCCGGTGCTCGGCGGACCCGGTGCCATCGAAATCATGAGCCTGCCCAAGAGCATCAAGTTGGGCTATGCGGTTTTCTTCGATCACATCCGCACACCGGAACTGCTGCGCGCGCGCTCTGCGCGGCTGTTCGATTGGGTTGCCGAAGGCAAGCTGAAGGTCCACATAGGCGGCGTGTACCCGCTGGCCGATGCGGCCAGGGCTCACGCCGACATGGCGAGCCGCGTGACGATGGGCAAGCTGCTGCTGATGCCGTGA
- a CDS encoding AraC family transcriptional regulator encodes MSNEFELPENVAMMKLSTRSWNGMNVSLTEYTCTGKVLFHLEKNQDSARIGAELEYVGRHRAELRSAPNVPNSIVYRPRPIYFAPAEMELWGHSGDACYLKCGGITFDVDMLQERLEMPDSLEPIDVPRLRFSDDRLWTLIKLLTDAINDSDPTAQLYGDSLTTAIAARLFERPKEVKGSEHGLSAIQLKDAMSYLEAKMPARVDLATLARLAGLSLSHYSRAFKASTGLAPYQWQLRARVERAKELLVNTNRCLQDIADATGFADAVHFGRTFRKMTGATPAAWRMDRLN; translated from the coding sequence ATGTCGAACGAATTCGAACTTCCTGAGAACGTGGCCATGATGAAGCTGTCCACTCGTAGCTGGAATGGCATGAATGTCAGCCTGACTGAATACACCTGCACGGGCAAAGTCCTGTTTCATCTCGAAAAGAATCAAGACTCGGCTCGAATTGGTGCCGAGCTCGAGTACGTCGGACGGCACCGTGCTGAGCTCAGGTCGGCGCCCAACGTACCGAATTCGATTGTCTACAGGCCTCGGCCTATCTATTTCGCACCGGCGGAGATGGAGCTGTGGGGGCATTCGGGAGATGCCTGCTATCTCAAGTGCGGCGGGATCACCTTCGACGTAGACATGCTCCAAGAGCGTCTTGAAATGCCCGACTCACTGGAACCGATTGATGTTCCTCGGCTCCGCTTCTCCGATGACCGGTTATGGACGTTGATCAAGTTGCTTACAGACGCGATCAACGACTCTGATCCCACCGCTCAGCTGTATGGTGACTCGCTGACCACGGCGATTGCAGCAAGGCTCTTCGAACGACCCAAAGAGGTCAAAGGAAGCGAACACGGGCTGTCAGCGATTCAGCTCAAAGATGCCATGAGCTATCTCGAGGCGAAGATGCCGGCGAGAGTGGACCTTGCAACACTCGCGAGACTGGCTGGTTTGTCGCTCTCGCATTACAGCCGCGCCTTCAAGGCGTCTACCGGGCTCGCGCCGTATCAATGGCAGTTGCGGGCTCGTGTCGAGCGAGCCAAGGAACTGCTGGTGAATACCAATAGATGCCTGCAGGATATTGCTGACGCCACCGGCTTTGCAGACGCGGTCCACTTCGGTCGGACATTCCGCAAGATGACCGGCGCCACGCCAGCTGCATGGCGGATGGACCGGCTCAACTAA
- a CDS encoding LysR family transcriptional regulator: MDIEELRTFVEVADAGGITAAAARLGVAKSIVSRRLIRLEAGLGVQLLARTTRGASLTEAGATFRDYAARVCAEIDVAQETILPAGELRGRLRVAAPLSFGPTHFAKILAEMANRHPQLHIQTCYSDRFVDLVAEGYDCAIRVGHLPNSTLVARHVGPVNGSLVASPAYINAHGAPQTLDELLDHEALMQGTESWQLMDGNEAVSVRPQGRFKADNGIALVAAAVAGLGIGCLPLGLTRPHLASGALVVIMPQHSTKPAGVYVVRPPGQHPARKIRVLTEMLTDYFRLFPDFDDNVLVGR; the protein is encoded by the coding sequence GTGGATATCGAAGAGCTAAGAACCTTTGTTGAAGTTGCCGATGCGGGAGGCATCACGGCGGCCGCCGCGCGTCTGGGTGTCGCCAAGTCCATCGTCAGCCGACGGCTCATCAGGCTTGAAGCGGGGCTGGGCGTTCAGTTGCTCGCTCGTACCACGCGAGGCGCTTCCCTCACGGAGGCTGGTGCGACGTTTCGTGACTATGCAGCCAGGGTGTGTGCAGAGATAGACGTTGCCCAAGAGACGATCCTGCCCGCTGGGGAACTTCGCGGCCGACTACGCGTGGCGGCGCCGCTGTCCTTCGGTCCGACCCACTTCGCGAAAATACTTGCCGAGATGGCCAATCGGCATCCGCAGCTTCATATCCAGACCTGCTACAGCGACCGGTTCGTCGATTTGGTCGCCGAAGGGTACGACTGCGCCATTCGCGTCGGTCATCTTCCGAACTCCACCCTTGTCGCTCGACATGTTGGACCCGTGAACGGGAGCTTGGTCGCAAGCCCTGCGTACATCAACGCGCACGGCGCACCTCAAACGCTAGACGAACTCCTTGACCACGAAGCACTGATGCAGGGCACGGAAAGCTGGCAGTTGATGGATGGAAACGAGGCCGTATCTGTTCGGCCCCAAGGCCGCTTCAAGGCAGACAACGGAATTGCGCTCGTCGCCGCGGCCGTGGCGGGTCTAGGCATCGGTTGCTTGCCTCTTGGACTCACGCGCCCCCATCTGGCGTCCGGGGCGCTGGTGGTGATCATGCCGCAGCATTCAACCAAGCCAGCAGGCGTATACGTTGTGCGCCCACCAGGTCAGCATCCCGCGCGAAAGATCAGGGTGCTGACAGAGATGCTGACGGACTACTTTAGGTTGTTTCCCGACTTCGACGATAACGTCCTCGTTGGCCGATAA